Proteins co-encoded in one Mycobacterium mantenii genomic window:
- the rpsI gene encoding 30S ribosomal protein S9, whose translation MTEASVEPAEAAAPAESFVFDRPIQTVGRRKEAVVRVRLVPGTGKFNLNGRTLEGYFPNKVHQQLIKAPLVTVDRVDSFDIYALLHGGGPSGQAGALRLGIARALILAQPEDRPPLKKAGFLTRDPRATERKKYGLKKARKAPQYSKR comes from the coding sequence GTGACCGAAGCCTCGGTGGAGCCCGCCGAGGCCGCCGCGCCCGCCGAGTCCTTCGTGTTCGACCGGCCCATCCAGACCGTCGGCCGCCGCAAGGAGGCCGTGGTGCGGGTGCGCCTGGTGCCCGGCACCGGCAAGTTCAACCTGAACGGCCGCACCCTGGAGGGCTACTTCCCCAACAAGGTGCACCAGCAGCTCATCAAGGCCCCGCTGGTCACCGTCGACCGGGTGGACAGCTTCGACATCTACGCCCTGCTGCACGGCGGCGGCCCCTCGGGGCAGGCCGGCGCGCTGCGCCTGGGCATCGCGCGGGCGCTGATCCTGGCCCAGCCCGAGGACCGGCCCCCGCTGAAGAAGGCCGGCTTCCTCACCCGTGACCCGCGTGCCACCGAGCGCAAAAAGTACGGCCTGAAGAAGGCCCGTAAGGCGCCTCAGTACAGCAAGCGCTGA
- the rplM gene encoding 50S ribosomal protein L13 yields MPTYTPKAGDTTRSWHVIDATDVVLGRLAVAAATLLRGKHKPTFTPNVDGGDFVIVINADKVAFSGQKLDKKLAYRHSGYPGGLSSRTMRELMDKHPDRVVEDAIIGMLPKNKLARQIARKLHVYAGPTHPHAAQQPVPYEIKQVAQ; encoded by the coding sequence GTGCCTACGTACACGCCAAAGGCGGGTGACACCACGAGGTCGTGGCACGTCATCGACGCCACGGACGTGGTGCTTGGCCGCCTTGCCGTCGCGGCAGCCACCCTGCTGCGCGGCAAGCACAAGCCGACGTTCACCCCCAATGTCGACGGTGGTGACTTCGTCATCGTCATCAACGCCGACAAGGTCGCCTTCAGCGGCCAGAAGCTGGACAAGAAGCTGGCTTACCGCCACTCGGGGTATCCCGGCGGTCTGAGCAGCCGAACCATGCGCGAGCTGATGGACAAGCACCCCGACCGGGTCGTGGAGGACGCGATCATCGGCATGCTGCCCAAGAACAAGCTGGCCCGGCAGATCGCGCGCAAGCTGCACGTTTACGCCGGCCCGACGCACCCCCACGCCGCACAACAGCCCGTTCCGTACGAGATCAAGCAGGTGGCCCAGTGA
- a CDS encoding WXG100 family type VII secretion target, with product MPVDPVLSYDFGEIEHSVRQEIHATSTRFNAALDELRSQIDPLRQLWTSEAAAAYQAEQLRWHQSAAALNEILAELGNAVRDGAQEVADADRRAAGVWAR from the coding sequence ATCCCAGTGGACCCGGTGCTTTCCTATGACTTCGGCGAAATCGAACATTCGGTGCGTCAGGAAATCCACGCCACGTCGACCCGCTTCAACGCCGCGCTGGACGAGCTGAGATCCCAAATCGACCCGCTGCGGCAGCTCTGGACCAGCGAAGCGGCCGCCGCCTACCAGGCCGAGCAGCTGAGATGGCACCAGTCGGCGGCCGCGCTCAACGAGATACTGGCCGAGCTGGGAAATGCCGTACGCGACGGCGCGCAAGAGGTGGCCGACGCCGACCGCCGGGCGGCCGGGGTGTGGGCGCGGTAG
- a CDS encoding WXG100 family type VII secretion target has protein sequence MAASNTLSTDFDLMRSVAATTDARNEELRAMLQAFVGRMNGVPPSAWGGLAAARFKDVIDRWNAESLRLYHALNTIADTIRHNAAALQEAGQNHAHRIGAASGNL, from the coding sequence ATGGCTGCATCGAACACATTGAGCACAGACTTCGACCTGATGCGGTCGGTGGCGGCTACCACCGACGCCCGCAACGAGGAACTCAGGGCCATGCTGCAGGCGTTCGTCGGCCGCATGAACGGCGTACCGCCGTCGGCGTGGGGTGGGCTCGCGGCCGCGCGCTTCAAAGACGTGATCGATCGCTGGAACGCGGAGTCGCTGAGGCTCTACCACGCCCTGAACACCATCGCCGACACCATCCGGCACAACGCAGCCGCTTTGCAGGAGGCCGGGCAGAACCATGCCCACCGCATCGGCGCCGCCAGCGGAAACCTGTGA
- a CDS encoding type VII secretion-associated protein translates to MIQHSAIVEAGPGTIRRLCCAPSTDADAADLSQTALDAIDDPVALVGDRPMAVDALWEAALRAATRGHCDGMVVIHPSWWPASRAGVVSAAAAAVAGETRTRSSLLTRASRTEPDATTVVEIAERLVAIIANTVTAIPRNAEPQSVARDVAGVVAAMAPAAVLIDTPGTVAGASALAALIADAVRKGGQQAPDILEINDFRFARLAGPAYPATAALSGPVATAPAGAVRSHGRRLSGLAAAAIVVAAAAPTAVTTGRPAAVPPKPVETAPTTFLVEGRVTLSVPATWSAQRVVSGPGSARVQVTSPADPEVALHITQSPVAGETLSAAAERLKRAIDAESTGVFVDFNPSGTSAGRPAVTYREVRPGHHVRWTVLLDGPVRISIGCQSRAGDEDAVRDACEQAVRSAHAIG, encoded by the coding sequence ATGATCCAGCACTCGGCGATCGTCGAAGCCGGGCCCGGCACGATCCGGCGGTTGTGTTGCGCCCCAAGCACCGACGCCGATGCGGCGGACCTCAGCCAAACGGCGCTGGACGCCATCGACGACCCGGTGGCGCTGGTCGGGGATCGGCCGATGGCCGTCGACGCGTTGTGGGAGGCCGCGCTGCGAGCGGCAACGCGCGGGCACTGCGACGGCATGGTCGTCATCCATCCGTCGTGGTGGCCGGCGTCGCGCGCGGGTGTGGTGAGCGCCGCCGCCGCCGCGGTAGCGGGTGAGACGCGGACGCGATCCTCGCTGCTGACGCGGGCGTCCCGGACCGAACCGGATGCGACGACAGTGGTCGAGATCGCCGAGCGGCTGGTCGCGATCATCGCGAACACGGTCACCGCCATCCCGCGCAACGCCGAACCGCAGTCCGTCGCCCGCGACGTTGCGGGCGTCGTCGCCGCGATGGCGCCCGCAGCCGTGCTGATCGACACACCGGGCACCGTCGCCGGTGCGTCCGCGCTGGCGGCGCTGATCGCCGACGCGGTGCGCAAAGGCGGGCAGCAGGCCCCGGACATCCTCGAAATCAACGACTTTCGGTTCGCCCGCCTGGCCGGGCCGGCCTACCCGGCAACCGCCGCGCTGTCGGGTCCGGTCGCCACCGCACCGGCCGGTGCCGTCCGATCGCACGGTCGGAGGCTGAGCGGACTCGCGGCGGCTGCCATCGTCGTGGCTGCGGCGGCACCCACCGCAGTGACGACGGGCCGACCCGCTGCGGTCCCACCGAAACCGGTGGAAACCGCGCCCACGACGTTTCTGGTGGAAGGCCGGGTGACGCTGTCGGTACCCGCGACTTGGTCGGCGCAACGGGTGGTCAGCGGCCCGGGCTCGGCCCGGGTGCAGGTCACGTCGCCGGCCGACCCCGAAGTGGCGTTGCACATCACCCAGTCACCGGTCGCCGGTGAGACGCTGAGCGCCGCCGCCGAGCGGTTGAAGCGCGCGATCGACGCCGAGTCCACCGGGGTGTTTGTCGACTTCAACCCGTCCGGAACCAGCGCCGGCCGACCGGCGGTGACCTACCGCGAAGTGCGCCCGGGCCATCACGTGCGCTGGACCGTGCTGCTGGACGGTCCGGTCCGGATCAGCATCGGTTGCCAGAGCCGGGCCGGTGACGAAGACGCCGTTCGCGATGCCTGCGAGCAGGCGGTGCGATCCGCCCACGCGATCGGATGA
- the eccCb gene encoding type VII secretion protein EccCb, giving the protein MTEALISALPQAANADIVVDAPPELPPRASPAMLARLAPVVLSLMCMGVMAAAFTAGTGVTRNPMFLAFPVMMLVSTVVTGLTGRARRHGGGVDADRDHYLEYLSGLSASVSEVAVAQRSSSTRRHPDPDTLWTLIGGPRMWERRPTDADFGVVRVGMGSQPLNRRLVAPELPPDGFRDPVTAAALRRFLHTHSTVHAPVAIGLPAGTVVAIDGDPGKVRGLLRAVICQLAVLHGPDQVLITAAVDDQRRVHWEWLKWLPHNQHPIDTDEAGRVRMIYSSAAAARHALAAAQGRNLLVLTDLSDAVDPIVGAATIGVGTGRDGAPLTIRTAGQPAPGWRPDVMAPVDALICARRLAGYHARTDRPGGSDPGWPELAGLCSLDRFDAATLWRRQRRRDRLRVPIGTTVAGAPVELDIKEPAEGGMGPHGLCIGATGSGKSELLRTIALGMMAHNSPAALNLLLVDFKGGATFLDYAHAPHVAAVITNLADDAPLVARMRDALAGEMNRRQQLLRAAGRVSVAAYERARGVAALPPLPTLFIIVDEFSELLSQHADFADMFVAIGRLGRSLGMHLLLASQRLDEGRLRGLEAHLSYRICLKTLSAGESQATLGNLDAYRLPSTPGAGFLRSSGDEPIRFQAASVSAPLPVDTPGSAPAVTARSVRVFSSWVTGAITPAVEVSGTPERTISHAVLDRLCGQGPPAHRVWLPPLGAAPALRTVLADADCTPGGLAVPIGVVDRPFDQCRTPLTIDMSGAAGNVAVIGAPQSGKSTALRTLITALAATHDPGQVQFYCLDFGGGALSAVHTLPHVGAVAGRAEPRLAERMVAVCESVVLRREAVFREHGIASAAQYRQWRRDIDASDDPFGDVFLVIDGWAGVRQEGEALEESITTLAAQGLSFGVHVVLSATRWAEVRPALRDQIGSRIELRLGDPADSEIDRRAAQHVPRDRPGRGLSREGLHMVIASPTAEVSAGGPVAPPIPVLPMHVDREALVDRVSAELGTRMLLGLRERGLRSMAIDFEHHSHLLVLGDNECGKTATLRTLCREIVRTKTAGQARLSIVDFRRALLGVVESQHLGGYAMSPAELAAMLPDLLESLQARMPPPGASQAQLRSGSWWSGPDLYVIVDDYDLVATPAGNALTPIVEFLPYAKDLGLHLVIARRTGGVERAMFEPLLASLRDFGCMSLMMSGCPAEGGSFGSTRPVRLPPGRGLLTTRGGDEELVQVAWSPP; this is encoded by the coding sequence ATGACAGAGGCTTTGATCTCGGCGCTACCGCAGGCTGCGAATGCCGACATCGTTGTCGACGCGCCACCGGAGCTACCACCTCGCGCCTCGCCGGCCATGCTGGCGCGGCTGGCACCGGTGGTGCTCTCCCTGATGTGCATGGGCGTCATGGCCGCGGCGTTCACCGCCGGGACGGGTGTGACCCGCAACCCCATGTTTCTGGCATTCCCGGTGATGATGCTGGTTTCGACCGTGGTGACGGGCCTGACCGGTCGTGCCCGCCGGCATGGCGGTGGGGTCGATGCAGACCGCGATCATTATCTCGAATACCTGAGCGGGCTGAGTGCCAGCGTATCCGAAGTTGCCGTGGCACAGCGCAGTTCATCGACCAGGCGCCATCCCGATCCCGACACGCTTTGGACGTTGATCGGCGGCCCACGGATGTGGGAGCGGCGACCAACCGACGCGGACTTCGGCGTCGTCCGGGTGGGCATGGGGTCCCAGCCGCTCAACCGCAGACTGGTCGCCCCGGAGCTTCCGCCCGACGGGTTCCGCGACCCGGTCACCGCCGCGGCACTGCGCCGCTTCCTGCACACGCATTCGACGGTCCACGCCCCGGTCGCGATCGGCCTACCCGCCGGCACGGTCGTGGCGATCGACGGCGATCCGGGCAAAGTGCGCGGGCTCCTGCGCGCGGTGATCTGCCAACTCGCCGTGCTGCATGGGCCCGATCAGGTGCTGATCACCGCCGCCGTCGATGATCAGCGCCGCGTTCACTGGGAGTGGCTGAAATGGCTGCCGCACAACCAACATCCGATCGATACCGATGAGGCGGGCCGGGTACGGATGATCTATTCGAGCGCGGCAGCGGCACGGCATGCGCTCGCCGCGGCGCAGGGACGGAACCTGTTGGTGCTCACCGATCTTTCCGATGCCGTCGATCCGATCGTCGGCGCGGCCACCATCGGGGTCGGCACCGGCCGCGATGGCGCACCGCTGACCATCCGGACGGCCGGTCAACCCGCACCGGGATGGCGTCCCGACGTGATGGCGCCCGTCGACGCGCTGATCTGCGCGCGCCGGCTGGCCGGGTACCACGCGCGCACGGACCGCCCGGGAGGCTCTGACCCCGGTTGGCCGGAGCTGGCCGGGCTTTGCAGCCTGGACCGCTTCGACGCGGCCACCCTGTGGCGTCGCCAACGTCGCCGCGACCGACTTCGCGTACCGATCGGAACCACCGTTGCGGGTGCCCCGGTCGAGCTGGACATCAAAGAGCCGGCCGAAGGTGGAATGGGCCCGCACGGGCTCTGCATCGGCGCCACCGGGTCGGGCAAGTCGGAGCTGTTGCGCACCATCGCGTTGGGCATGATGGCCCATAACTCGCCGGCGGCGCTCAACCTGCTGCTTGTCGACTTCAAGGGCGGTGCAACGTTTCTCGACTATGCGCACGCCCCACACGTGGCGGCGGTGATCACCAACCTTGCCGACGACGCGCCGCTGGTGGCCCGGATGCGCGATGCCCTGGCCGGTGAGATGAACCGTCGCCAGCAGCTGCTGCGGGCAGCGGGCCGCGTCAGCGTCGCGGCATACGAACGAGCGCGCGGGGTCGCTGCGTTGCCACCGCTGCCCACGCTGTTCATCATCGTCGATGAGTTCTCCGAATTGCTCAGCCAGCATGCCGATTTCGCCGACATGTTCGTTGCGATCGGCCGGCTCGGCCGCTCGCTGGGCATGCACCTGCTGCTGGCCAGTCAACGTCTCGATGAGGGCCGGCTACGCGGACTGGAAGCCCACCTGTCCTACCGCATCTGTCTGAAAACGCTATCCGCCGGCGAATCCCAGGCCACACTGGGGAATCTCGACGCCTACCGACTGCCGAGCACCCCTGGCGCCGGCTTCTTACGCAGCAGCGGTGACGAACCGATTCGCTTCCAGGCCGCCTCGGTGTCGGCCCCGCTGCCGGTGGACACACCCGGAAGTGCGCCGGCTGTGACAGCGCGTTCGGTGCGCGTGTTCAGCAGCTGGGTAACCGGGGCGATCACTCCGGCCGTCGAGGTGAGCGGGACACCCGAACGGACCATCTCGCACGCCGTACTGGACCGGCTGTGTGGTCAGGGGCCGCCCGCGCATCGGGTTTGGCTGCCCCCGCTCGGGGCGGCGCCGGCGCTGCGCACCGTGCTGGCCGACGCTGACTGCACGCCGGGAGGCCTGGCAGTCCCCATTGGCGTTGTCGACCGGCCATTCGATCAGTGCCGGACGCCGCTGACGATCGATATGTCCGGCGCGGCAGGCAATGTGGCTGTCATCGGCGCACCCCAATCGGGCAAGTCGACGGCGCTGCGCACGCTCATCACCGCCCTGGCCGCCACGCATGACCCCGGCCAGGTGCAGTTCTACTGCCTGGATTTCGGAGGCGGGGCACTGTCGGCGGTGCACACGCTGCCGCATGTGGGTGCCGTTGCGGGGCGCGCGGAACCGCGTCTCGCCGAACGGATGGTCGCCGTATGCGAGTCGGTCGTTCTTCGCCGCGAAGCCGTGTTCCGCGAGCATGGCATCGCGTCGGCCGCTCAGTACCGCCAGTGGCGCAGGGACATCGATGCATCCGATGATCCGTTCGGTGACGTGTTCCTCGTCATCGATGGCTGGGCGGGCGTGCGTCAAGAAGGGGAGGCGCTGGAGGAGTCGATCACAACGCTGGCGGCTCAAGGACTTTCGTTCGGCGTTCACGTGGTTTTGTCGGCAACGCGGTGGGCCGAGGTGCGGCCCGCGCTGAGGGATCAGATCGGCTCTCGCATCGAGTTGCGGCTGGGCGACCCCGCGGACTCCGAAATCGACCGCAGGGCAGCGCAACACGTGCCGCGTGACAGGCCGGGCCGTGGCCTTTCCCGTGAGGGTCTGCACATGGTGATCGCCTCGCCCACCGCCGAGGTGTCCGCCGGTGGACCGGTCGCTCCGCCGATACCGGTGCTGCCGATGCACGTGGATCGCGAGGCCTTGGTGGACAGGGTGAGCGCCGAGTTGGGCACGCGGATGCTGCTCGGCCTACGAGAGCGCGGACTGCGCTCGATGGCAATCGATTTCGAGCACCATTCGCATCTTCTCGTCCTCGGCGACAACGAGTGTGGCAAGACCGCGACGCTGCGGACGCTGTGCCGAGAAATCGTCCGGACGAAGACGGCCGGGCAAGCTCGGCTGTCGATCGTCGACTTTCGGCGCGCACTGCTCGGCGTCGTCGAGTCGCAACACCTCGGCGGTTACGCCATGTCGCCCGCCGAGCTGGCGGCAATGTTGCCCGACCTGCTCGAGTCTTTGCAGGCGCGGATGCCACCGCCCGGCGCCAGCCAGGCCCAGTTGCGCAGCGGCTCCTGGTGGTCTGGACCGGACCTCTATGTCATCGTCGACGACTACGACCTGGTTGCGACCCCGGCGGGCAATGCGTTGACACCGATCGTCGAATTCCTGCCTTATGCAAAAGATTTGGGATTGCACCTGGTCATAGCCCGCCGCACCGGTGGAGTCGAGCGCGCGATGTTCGAGCCACTGCTGGCGAGCCTGCGCGACTTCGGTTGCATGTCGCTGATGATGAGCGGATGTCCGGCCGAGGGCGGATCGTTCGGCTCGACCCGGCCGGTCCGATTGCCGCCGGGCCGCGGCCTCCTGACCACCCGCGGCGGTGACGAAGAACTTGTCCAGGTTGCCTGGAGCCCACCATGA
- the eccD gene encoding type VII secretion integral membrane protein EccD: MPASDTGLRRVSVYWDTTVVDVTLPAGLPVAVLIPPLVDILEVDHPDNGRYRLSVPGASRLDPSMTLAQQGVGDGAMLVLSRCSTPLPAPRYFDVAEGVAATLDAATETSGDASPGRAVRLTGAAAAIVLTGVGGLVIARNTLGTNALGDVATTVTVLVSAAALALGLSAVAHRGYRDSTAALTLSVIATAFAGVAGFVAVPGVPGAPNVLLAAVAAGVTSAVAMRVSGCGVVTLTAASCCAALIAVAGLVGVISAAPPPVIASAASLVSVGLLGVAARASIALAGLSPRPGTPDAAGIEPGGAEVHRRAVRADRWLSGLLAGLAASATAGAVVTVLAGAPRLACNAFGALTGALLLLRSRSADKKRMLAFAVSGIIIAATTFGVAASRAPVHVPWVATATTISVAVAMYLGFVGPARPASPVFRRGVGLLEWLALAAMVPLTCWICGLYGTVRGLSLT; encoded by the coding sequence TTGCCTGCATCCGATACCGGGCTGCGACGCGTCTCGGTGTACTGGGACACCACCGTCGTCGATGTGACCCTGCCCGCCGGACTCCCTGTCGCCGTTCTGATTCCGCCACTCGTCGACATCCTCGAGGTCGACCACCCCGACAATGGGCGCTACCGCCTTTCGGTCCCCGGAGCGTCCCGGCTGGATCCGTCAATGACGCTGGCGCAGCAAGGTGTCGGGGACGGGGCGATGCTGGTGCTGAGCCGGTGCAGCACCCCACTGCCCGCACCCCGCTACTTCGACGTGGCGGAGGGCGTGGCGGCCACACTCGACGCGGCGACCGAGACGAGCGGAGACGCCTCGCCCGGGCGCGCGGTCCGGCTCACCGGCGCGGCCGCGGCAATCGTGTTGACCGGCGTCGGAGGGCTGGTCATCGCGCGTAACACGTTAGGCACCAACGCTCTCGGAGATGTCGCCACGACGGTCACCGTGCTGGTGTCGGCGGCAGCCCTCGCCCTCGGGCTTTCGGCCGTGGCGCACCGCGGCTATCGAGACAGCACCGCCGCGCTGACGTTGAGTGTGATCGCCACCGCGTTCGCAGGTGTTGCCGGCTTCGTGGCGGTGCCCGGTGTGCCCGGTGCCCCCAATGTCTTGCTGGCCGCGGTGGCGGCGGGGGTCACCTCCGCGGTGGCGATGCGCGTATCGGGCTGCGGCGTGGTCACTTTGACCGCCGCGTCGTGCTGCGCCGCGCTCATCGCGGTGGCCGGGTTGGTGGGGGTGATCAGTGCGGCGCCACCGCCCGTTATCGCTTCGGCGGCTTCGCTGGTATCCGTTGGCCTGCTCGGGGTGGCGGCGCGCGCATCGATCGCGCTGGCGGGGTTATCGCCCCGGCCGGGGACACCGGACGCGGCCGGAATCGAACCAGGCGGCGCGGAGGTGCACCGCCGGGCCGTCCGCGCCGACAGGTGGTTGTCGGGCCTGCTTGCCGGGTTGGCCGCGTCGGCCACGGCGGGGGCGGTCGTCACCGTCCTTGCCGGCGCACCGCGCCTGGCGTGCAACGCGTTCGGCGCCCTCACCGGCGCGTTGCTGCTGTTGCGCTCCCGATCCGCCGACAAGAAGAGAATGCTGGCGTTTGCGGTCAGCGGAATTATCATTGCCGCAACGACTTTCGGGGTTGCCGCCTCGCGGGCACCGGTGCACGTCCCCTGGGTCGCGACGGCGACGACCATCTCGGTCGCCGTGGCGATGTACCTCGGCTTCGTCGGCCCGGCACGCCCCGCCTCTCCCGTCTTCCGCCGAGGCGTCGGATTGCTGGAGTGGCTGGCGCTGGCCGCGATGGTTCCGTTGACCTGCTGGATATGCGGACTGTACGGGACGGTTCGGGGATTGAGCCTCACATGA
- the mycP gene encoding type VII secretion-associated serine protease mycosin gives MICSRTGRLLAVSALAFAFGTPTARAVSPPDVDDSWLPKPALPAPPWPTAQREVCASMTVDAGPVRNPPAGLGDLSAVWQLSRGAGQRIAVIDTGISRHRRLLDVVPGGDYVSTGDGTQDCDAHGTLVAGIIAATADSKSDSFSGVAPEATLISIRQSSAKFAPTVDRSRVGVGDVDTLAKAVRTAADLGASVINISSVACASAASAPDDRALGAALAYAVDVKNAVIVAAAGNTGGAGGCPPQRADATWQNLTVVASPAWYDDYVLTVGSVNAGGAPSAFTLAGPWVDVAAPGEGVASLAPEPVSGTSYAAPVVSGLAALIRARFPALTARQVMQRIKTTARHPAAGWDPLVGNGTIDPLAAVSTGTNPPGSNPDPSPASVPIPAAPPVQSRDSRARDTALRGAAVCLTALAVVLATASVRGRLRRARDRIACD, from the coding sequence ATGATCTGCTCGCGCACCGGCCGCCTGCTGGCGGTGTCGGCGCTGGCGTTTGCGTTCGGAACGCCGACGGCGCGGGCTGTTTCGCCCCCGGACGTCGATGACAGCTGGTTGCCCAAGCCCGCCTTGCCAGCGCCCCCGTGGCCGACCGCGCAACGCGAGGTGTGCGCGTCGATGACTGTCGACGCGGGACCGGTCCGCAACCCGCCGGCGGGCCTGGGCGACCTGTCGGCGGTCTGGCAACTGAGCCGCGGCGCCGGGCAACGGATCGCGGTCATCGACACCGGGATTTCCCGACATCGCCGGCTGCTCGACGTCGTGCCCGGCGGCGACTACGTATCCACTGGCGACGGCACGCAGGACTGCGATGCGCACGGCACGCTGGTAGCTGGAATCATCGCGGCCACAGCCGACTCCAAGTCCGACAGCTTCAGTGGGGTGGCACCGGAGGCCACGTTGATCAGCATTCGGCAGTCCAGCGCGAAGTTCGCCCCGACCGTCGACCGGTCCCGTGTCGGGGTCGGTGACGTCGACACTCTGGCGAAAGCCGTTCGGACCGCGGCCGATCTGGGTGCGTCGGTGATCAACATTTCGTCGGTTGCGTGCGCGTCGGCGGCTTCGGCGCCCGACGACCGCGCGTTGGGCGCCGCACTGGCCTACGCCGTCGACGTCAAGAATGCCGTCATCGTGGCCGCGGCCGGCAACACCGGCGGTGCGGGAGGTTGTCCACCGCAGCGGGCGGACGCCACCTGGCAGAACCTCACGGTGGTCGCCAGCCCCGCCTGGTACGACGACTACGTGCTGACCGTCGGTTCGGTGAATGCTGGTGGGGCGCCGTCGGCGTTCACCCTTGCCGGCCCCTGGGTGGATGTCGCCGCGCCCGGTGAGGGGGTGGCTTCGCTCGCGCCTGAGCCGGTGTCCGGCACGAGCTATGCGGCCCCGGTGGTCAGCGGATTGGCCGCGCTGATCCGCGCCCGCTTCCCGGCGTTGACGGCCCGCCAGGTGATGCAGCGCATCAAGACCACGGCGCGTCATCCGGCCGCCGGATGGGACCCCCTGGTCGGGAACGGCACCATTGACCCGCTTGCTGCGGTCAGCACCGGCACGAATCCGCCCGGCAGCAATCCCGACCCGTCGCCGGCGTCGGTGCCGATCCCGGCGGCGCCGCCGGTCCAATCGCGCGATTCGCGCGCCCGGGACACCGCGCTCCGGGGAGCGGCAGTCTGCCTGACGGCCCTGGCCGTCGTGCTGGCCACAGCGTCGGTGAGGGGTCGCCTACGGCGTGCCCGCGACCGCATCGCGTGCGATTGA
- the eccB gene encoding type VII secretion protein EccB yields MPRQPATWLHVSAYRYLLRRIEGALLGEGVGVAGSGPRPYPAALVLGCVVTAITVAGCAVLALLRPHAALDREQIVVSRESGALFVRVGDVWHPVLNLASARLIAATAANPRPVTESDLTTTKRGPLLGIPGAPQFLGRPLSPEDVGWSICASTGAGTTTVIIGRRSEAPAVHRVPEGQAMLVAPTSGSPAYLLYNGHRATVDLDDAAVVRALRLEGRAPTRVSQTLLNAVPEAPPIAPPRIRGLGGATPKMPGFPVGSVLRITRADRDEYYAVLAAGMQRIGQVAADLLRFGNPQATAHAVTVAPDAIRAAPVVTELPVALFPDRAPTLAAPAGALCASLQEARPGQADVAFLAESRPPVPAGRAPVILAQADGPGPALDAVYVPPGRSAYVRAADTAGTGYLITDTGVRFAVHDDTAARDLGLTQAGPAPWPLLTLLPAGPELSRQNASIARDAVAGTP; encoded by the coding sequence GTGCCGCGTCAGCCGGCCACGTGGCTGCACGTCAGCGCGTACCGGTATTTGCTGCGGCGCATCGAGGGCGCGTTGCTGGGCGAAGGTGTTGGGGTGGCCGGGTCGGGTCCGCGCCCGTATCCGGCGGCGCTGGTGCTCGGGTGCGTGGTCACCGCCATAACCGTGGCCGGCTGCGCGGTCCTGGCCCTGCTTCGACCCCATGCGGCGCTCGATCGCGAGCAGATCGTGGTGAGCCGGGAATCCGGCGCCCTCTTCGTCCGGGTGGGCGACGTCTGGCATCCGGTGCTCAACCTGGCCTCCGCCCGGCTCATCGCGGCGACCGCCGCCAACCCGCGGCCGGTCACCGAATCCGACCTGACCACCACCAAACGCGGCCCGCTGCTTGGCATTCCGGGCGCGCCACAATTTCTCGGCAGGCCGCTGTCCCCGGAGGATGTGGGTTGGTCGATATGCGCTAGTACCGGCGCTGGCACCACCACGGTCATCATCGGCCGCCGCTCCGAGGCCCCGGCGGTGCACCGGGTGCCCGAGGGCCAGGCGATGCTGGTGGCTCCCACCTCCGGTTCGCCGGCCTACCTGCTCTACAACGGCCACCGCGCGACAGTGGACCTCGACGATGCCGCCGTGGTGCGCGCGCTGCGTCTGGAAGGTCGTGCACCAACGCGCGTCTCACAGACATTGCTGAATGCCGTGCCGGAAGCGCCGCCGATCGCGCCGCCACGGATCCGCGGCCTGGGCGGCGCGACACCGAAAATGCCCGGATTTCCGGTGGGCAGTGTGCTTCGCATCACACGGGCCGACCGCGACGAGTATTACGCGGTGCTGGCCGCCGGAATGCAGCGCATCGGCCAGGTTGCCGCCGACCTCTTACGCTTCGGCAACCCGCAGGCAACGGCCCACGCCGTCACCGTCGCACCCGACGCGATCCGGGCCGCTCCCGTCGTCACCGAGCTACCGGTTGCCCTCTTCCCCGACCGGGCGCCGACGCTCGCGGCGCCCGCCGGCGCGTTGTGCGCGAGTCTTCAGGAGGCACGACCCGGCCAGGCCGATGTCGCATTTCTGGCCGAGAGCCGCCCGCCGGTGCCGGCCGGCCGGGCGCCGGTCATTTTGGCGCAGGCCGACGGTCCCGGCCCCGCGCTGGACGCCGTGTACGTGCCGCCCGGCCGCAGCGCCTACGTGCGGGCCGCCGACACGGCCGGCACCGGCTACCTGATCACCGACACCGGAGTCCGGTTCGCCGTTCACGACGACACGGCCGCGCGGGACCTCGGTCTTACCCAGGCGGGCCCCGCGCCGTGGCCGCTGCTCACGCTCCTGCCGGCCGGGCCGGAACTGAGCCGACAGAACGCCTCAATCGCACGCGATGCGGTCGCGGGCACGCCGTAG